Proteins from one Loktanella sp. M215 genomic window:
- a CDS encoding DUF427 domain-containing protein produces the protein MQTLHIENVQDCPRPPIVEDVPQHLRVMLSDQIAADTTKGLRVLETHHAPTYYFPRNDIRADLVPVDGGSFCEWKGQAQYFDVLMAGKVSRRAAWTYARPSASFVRIAGHVAFYAGLMDACFVGDERVIPQPGDFYGGWVTSNLRGTPKGHRGTLHW, from the coding sequence ATGCAGACGCTTCACATCGAGAACGTTCAGGACTGTCCGCGACCGCCAATCGTCGAGGACGTGCCCCAGCACCTGCGCGTGATGCTCTCCGATCAGATTGCCGCCGATACCACCAAGGGGCTGCGCGTTCTTGAAACGCACCATGCGCCGACCTACTATTTCCCGCGCAATGACATCCGCGCCGATCTGGTCCCTGTGGATGGTGGCAGCTTTTGTGAATGGAAAGGGCAAGCGCAGTATTTCGATGTCCTGATGGCTGGAAAGGTCTCGCGGCGCGCGGCATGGACCTACGCGCGCCCCTCGGCAAGCTTTGTGCGCATCGCGGGCCACGTGGCGTTTTACGCAGGGCTGATGGACGCTTGTTTCGTCGGGGATGAGCGCGTGATACCGCAGCCGGGGGACTTCTATGGCGGCTGGGTGACCTCCAATCTGAGAGGCACGCCGAAAGGTCATCGAGGCACACTGCACTGGTAA
- a CDS encoding SOS response-associated peptidase — translation MSILDLMCNLYSNTMAKDAMRQLFAVDAAHDALGNAEPMTAIFPKGMAPIVGAEADGTRWLEPAHWGFVMPQVSKKTGKPIQPKAVNNARDDKLRTSRFWKKSFEDRRCLIPATSFCEAKGHNPATYVWFGVTGEGARPPFALAGVWRAYKGNDGGGEMREMMTSSMVTTTPNALVKDTHPDRMPMILAPEDYAQWLTGTPVEACALIKPFPAERMVIHQRGEGLKSDHGGMITGA, via the coding sequence GTGAGTATCCTCGACCTCATGTGCAACCTCTACTCCAATACGATGGCCAAGGACGCGATGCGGCAGCTCTTCGCTGTCGATGCGGCACACGACGCGCTCGGCAATGCAGAGCCGATGACCGCAATCTTCCCGAAAGGCATGGCACCGATCGTCGGGGCCGAGGCCGACGGCACGCGCTGGCTCGAACCCGCTCACTGGGGCTTCGTGATGCCGCAGGTCTCAAAGAAGACGGGCAAGCCGATCCAGCCGAAGGCCGTCAACAACGCGCGCGATGACAAGCTGCGCACATCACGCTTCTGGAAGAAAAGCTTCGAGGACCGCCGCTGCCTGATCCCCGCGACCAGTTTCTGCGAGGCGAAGGGCCACAACCCGGCCACGTATGTCTGGTTCGGCGTGACGGGGGAGGGCGCGCGGCCACCCTTTGCCCTGGCGGGCGTCTGGCGCGCCTACAAGGGCAACGACGGCGGCGGCGAGATGCGCGAGATGATGACCAGCTCAATGGTGACCACGACGCCAAACGCGCTGGTCAAGGACACGCACCCGGACCGGATGCCGATGATCCTCGCCCCCGAGGACTACGCGCAATGGCTGACCGGCACGCCGGTCGAGGCTTGTGCGCTGATCAAGCCATTCCCTGCGGAGCGCATGGTGATCCACCAGCGTGGAGAAGGATTGAAGTCTGACCACGGCGGCATGATTACGGGTGCATAG
- a CDS encoding SDR family oxidoreductase: MIVGGYGVFGARLARLLVADAHDVCIAGRSIKKASACAKDLGCRAIRFDRADSLYALDGYDVVIDAAGPFHTYGDDPYRLARAAIAAGVHYLDLSDNADFCAGIVTLDSDARAEGLCVLSGLSSVPALSSAAVRALAGDYVPVVIDTAILPGNRAPRGLSVMQSILSQAGRPMPVWVGNRWERATGWSAPANYTLPGGAVRQGWQIEVPDQRLFPAHFGAQTVRFRAGLELAVMRYGLAMFAALRRVVPLAVGPSVVRLFKVFADVMAPFGSGRGGMSVTVTTHHEIRSWRLLAEDGDGPFIPAVAARALLRRADLPVGAGPALEVITLAEAEAAMADLRVVTERVVAPTSHIFPHVLGPAFDALPEEVRATHLTLDVSRWEGRCEVRRGAGLWSLLLCAIFRFPPDATDVPVTVTKTVTPHGETWLRRFGGNAFRSHLSLDATGLRERFGPFSFLIGLELRDGALHYPVTDGRIGPIRLPDWLLPVSIAREFAFDGKFHFDVALLAPLTKAPLVRYRGFLVAGAADDPMHLPRDGA, encoded by the coding sequence ATGATTGTGGGTGGATACGGCGTCTTCGGCGCGCGGCTTGCACGCCTGCTTGTCGCCGACGCGCATGACGTCTGCATCGCCGGACGGAGCATCAAGAAGGCCAGCGCTTGCGCGAAGGATTTGGGCTGCCGGGCCATCAGGTTTGACCGCGCGGACAGCCTTTATGCGCTTGATGGATATGATGTCGTCATTGATGCCGCAGGTCCATTCCACACCTACGGAGACGACCCATATCGCCTTGCCCGGGCGGCCATTGCCGCAGGGGTCCACTACCTCGACCTCTCTGACAATGCCGATTTCTGCGCCGGTATCGTTACTTTGGACTCCGACGCGCGGGCGGAAGGGCTATGCGTGCTCTCCGGTCTTTCTTCTGTGCCTGCATTGTCCTCTGCCGCCGTGCGCGCCTTGGCCGGTGACTATGTTCCCGTTGTGATCGACACGGCGATCCTGCCGGGGAACCGCGCGCCGCGCGGTCTGTCCGTCATGCAGTCGATCCTGTCCCAGGCGGGGCGGCCCATGCCGGTCTGGGTCGGCAACAGATGGGAGCGGGCCACCGGCTGGTCGGCGCCTGCGAACTACACGCTTCCGGGGGGCGCGGTCCGGCAGGGCTGGCAGATCGAGGTGCCGGACCAGCGACTGTTTCCTGCCCATTTCGGTGCGCAGACTGTCAGGTTCCGCGCGGGGCTGGAGCTGGCCGTCATGCGCTACGGGCTTGCCATGTTCGCAGCCTTGCGCCGGGTGGTGCCTCTTGCTGTAGGTCCGTCTGTTGTGCGCCTGTTCAAGGTGTTCGCCGATGTGATGGCACCGTTCGGCAGCGGCCGGGGCGGCATGTCCGTCACGGTCACCACGCACCACGAGATCCGCAGTTGGCGCCTTCTGGCCGAAGATGGCGACGGACCCTTCATCCCGGCCGTGGCGGCCCGCGCGCTTCTGCGCCGCGCCGATCTGCCGGTCGGTGCGGGCCCCGCTCTCGAGGTGATAACCCTGGCAGAGGCGGAAGCTGCGATGGCGGATCTTCGCGTGGTCACAGAGCGCGTCGTCGCGCCGACGTCGCACATCTTCCCGCACGTGCTGGGGCCTGCCTTCGATGCGCTGCCCGAAGAGGTCCGGGCAACCCATCTGACGCTCGATGTCTCACGTTGGGAAGGGAGATGCGAGGTCCGCCGGGGCGCTGGCCTATGGTCCCTTCTGCTCTGCGCGATCTTCCGGTTTCCGCCTGACGCGACCGATGTCCCTGTCACGGTGACCAAGACGGTTACGCCGCACGGCGAGACATGGCTGCGCAGGTTCGGTGGGAACGCGTTCCGGTCCCACCTTTCCCTGGATGCGACTGGCCTTCGCGAGAGGTTCGGCCCGTTCAGCTTCCTGATTGGACTGGAGTTACGAGACGGCGCGCTCCACTATCCGGTGACAGACGGGCGCATCGGGCCGATCCGCCTGCCAGACTGGTTGCTTCCGGTGTCGATCGCACGCGAGTTCGCTTTTGACGGCAAGTTCCATTTCGATGTCGCACTGCTGGCCCCGCTGACAAAGGCGCCGCTGGTGCGCTACCGGGGGTTTCTGGTGGCCGGGGCGGCAGACGATCCGATGCATCTGCCTCGCGACGGCGCTTGA
- a CDS encoding thiol-disulfide oxidoreductase DCC family protein, whose translation MDAQHDRRQSERFSFRQDPLVASFDDRSPLAVMDAECAICSWGARMIHRLDRSQTVRICPIQTPLGAALLRHYGLEPTDPSSWLFIDEGIAHQDFEAVIYAARRFGGWGRMASVLLLLPRPVRDWLYKRLARNRYALFGRGDMCALSDPDFQKRLLR comes from the coding sequence GTGGACGCACAGCACGACCGACGCCAGTCGGAACGTTTTTCCTTTCGCCAAGACCCGCTGGTTGCAAGCTTTGACGACAGATCGCCGCTGGCCGTGATGGATGCGGAATGTGCAATCTGTAGCTGGGGCGCGCGCATGATCCATCGCTTGGATCGCAGCCAGACCGTGCGCATCTGCCCGATCCAGACCCCACTCGGAGCGGCGCTGTTGCGCCATTACGGGCTCGAACCGACAGATCCCTCAAGCTGGCTGTTCATCGATGAGGGCATCGCGCATCAGGACTTCGAGGCGGTCATCTACGCCGCCCGGCGGTTCGGCGGATGGGGGCGAATGGCCAGCGTGCTGCTGCTCTTGCCCCGGCCGGTGCGGGACTGGCTTTACAAGCGTCTTGCCCGGAACAGATACGCCCTTTTCGGGCGCGGCGACATGTGCGCGCTTTCCGATCCCGATTTTCAGAAGCGTCTGCTCCGGTGA
- a CDS encoding amidase — MSVQITEADIAATERMLGLAYTAQERAQMVGNLDGQRDLAVARRAVRLDNATPTATRFDPRLPGFAMPHGMDALHLSPVTAALPDSAEDIAFAPLTHLSHWVRSGQITSRALTDLYLDRIATLNPRLECYATVTADLARAEADAMDSLTSAGIWLGPLHGIPYGLKDLFDTRGITTGWGAEPYAHRIPDTDATVTRKLRAAGAVLLGKTTLGALAYNDLWYGGWTRNPWNLNEGSSGSSAGSASATAAGLCGFSIGTETLGSITSPSQRCGTTGLRPTFGRVSRAGGMTLSGSLDKVGPICRSVEDTALVLAAINGGDPADRGSIAAPFHFDAQATISGMTLGYLPAAFEEGATDIDRAALDAARTLGITVKEVTLEDLPYASLMAILYAEAAAAFEDLTLSDADDTLRWQDEGAWPNTMRKARFLSAVDHVQADRLRYCVMQALGDTMGQVDALIGPFQTGPMLVASNFTGHPCLHLRAGFSEVATRSPASLGSGKLTTGEAVGDTTFTVPQGISLWGQLFDEGPLLTLGLALESTLDVASRRPTFPT; from the coding sequence ATGTCTGTCCAAATCACCGAAGCCGACATCGCCGCGACCGAGCGGATGCTGGGTCTGGCCTATACGGCGCAGGAACGTGCGCAGATGGTCGGCAATCTGGACGGACAGCGCGATCTGGCCGTGGCCCGCCGCGCCGTAAGGCTCGACAACGCGACGCCCACTGCGACCCGGTTCGACCCCCGCCTGCCCGGTTTCGCGATGCCGCACGGCATGGATGCGCTGCACCTGTCGCCCGTCACCGCTGCCCTGCCGGACAGTGCCGAAGACATCGCCTTCGCACCCCTCACCCACCTGTCGCACTGGGTGCGCAGCGGGCAGATCACCAGCCGCGCGCTGACCGACCTCTACCTCGACCGCATCGCCACCCTGAACCCCCGGCTGGAATGCTACGCCACCGTCACCGCCGATCTGGCAAGGGCCGAGGCGGACGCGATGGACAGCCTGACCTCTGCCGGCATCTGGCTCGGCCCCCTGCACGGCATCCCCTACGGGCTGAAGGATCTGTTCGACACCCGCGGCATCACCACCGGCTGGGGCGCCGAACCCTATGCCCACCGCATCCCCGACACAGACGCCACCGTCACCCGCAAGCTGCGCGCAGCGGGCGCGGTCCTGCTGGGCAAGACGACGCTGGGCGCGCTGGCCTACAACGACCTGTGGTATGGCGGCTGGACCCGCAACCCTTGGAACCTGAACGAAGGCTCCTCAGGCTCCTCCGCCGGATCCGCCTCGGCCACCGCCGCGGGCCTCTGCGGGTTTTCCATCGGAACGGAAACCCTCGGCTCCATCACCTCGCCGTCGCAGCGCTGCGGCACCACCGGTCTGCGCCCGACCTTCGGCCGGGTCAGCCGCGCAGGCGGCATGACGCTCTCCGGCTCGCTCGACAAGGTCGGCCCGATCTGCCGCTCGGTGGAGGATACGGCCCTGGTCCTCGCCGCGATCAACGGCGGCGATCCCGCCGACCGCGGCTCCATCGCCGCCCCCTTCCACTTCGACGCGCAGGCCACCATCTCCGGCATGACCCTCGGCTACCTGCCCGCGGCGTTCGAAGAGGGCGCCACCGACATCGACCGCGCCGCCCTCGACGCCGCCCGGACCCTTGGCATCACGGTGAAGGAGGTCACGCTGGAGGACCTGCCCTACGCCTCGCTCATGGCCATCCTCTACGCCGAAGCCGCCGCCGCCTTCGAGGATCTGACCCTGTCGGACGCCGACGACACCCTGCGCTGGCAGGACGAGGGCGCCTGGCCCAACACCATGCGCAAGGCGCGCTTCCTCTCTGCCGTCGACCACGTGCAGGCCGACCGCCTGCGCTACTGCGTGATGCAGGCGCTGGGCGACACGATGGGACAGGTCGACGCCCTGATCGGCCCGTTCCAGACCGGCCCGATGCTGGTCGCCTCGAACTTCACCGGCCACCCCTGCCTGCACCTGCGTGCGGGGTTCTCGGAGGTCGCCACCCGCTCTCCCGCCTCGCTCGGCAGCGGCAAGCTGACCACCGGAGAGGCGGTGGGCGATACCACCTTCACCGTCCCGCAGGGCATTTCGCTCTGGGGTCAGCTTTTCGACGAAGGCCCCCTGCTGACCCTCGGCTTGGCGCTGGAATCGACGCTCGACGTCGCCAGCCGCCGCCCGACATTTCCGACCTGA
- a CDS encoding ABC transporter substrate-binding protein: MKRRTFLGSTTALFGTTFFTGAMPLVATAQTAPVTGGTLIWGHSETTQNLDMHQTGTASTGRVLQNVHNSIVTVDKDLKVIPMLAESFEQSDDGLTYTFKLRPGVKFHDGSDMTAEDVKYSFERCADPATGAVNFEVFNAVETIETPDDMTVVVTLKTVNAPFLSRLAENGAGVVMPAGSGDVQGETPIGCGPFKFVSREFGNKVELARFDDYWDGPAYLDGVTAREIPEPTVRLTGLRTGELHMINDIPADRTQEIEDDASLQVVKWFPLNWDFVNLNHTFEPFQNPDVRKAFDMIIDKEMLLEGALWGQGATTASPSYPTSASYDEALTQRAQDVATAKQMLADAGYPEGSLNIVFKATTNYPYHIESAQILVEWFKEAGVNLTIEQLTWADWLSQCWVDKDYQMTMMNFFTLWEPDFLYYSLWNSTGAFNYRGINDPEIDKLTEEARTTVDPAARADIYKAVQQQIFDQAHDIILWFRNGSIGAQPGVGGLDTVVHPNGSNFNFHKVWLQA; this comes from the coding sequence ATGAAACGCAGAACCTTCCTTGGCAGCACGACCGCGCTGTTTGGAACGACATTCTTCACCGGCGCGATGCCGCTGGTTGCCACGGCGCAGACCGCACCCGTCACCGGCGGCACGCTGATCTGGGGCCATTCAGAAACGACCCAGAATCTGGACATGCACCAGACCGGAACCGCATCGACGGGCCGGGTGCTGCAGAACGTCCACAATTCCATCGTGACCGTGGACAAGGACCTGAAGGTCATCCCGATGCTGGCCGAAAGCTTTGAGCAGAGCGACGACGGTCTGACCTATACGTTCAAGCTGCGCCCGGGCGTGAAATTCCATGACGGGTCCGATATGACCGCCGAAGACGTGAAATACAGCTTTGAACGCTGCGCGGATCCGGCGACCGGGGCCGTGAACTTCGAGGTCTTCAACGCCGTCGAGACGATCGAGACGCCGGACGACATGACCGTGGTGGTCACGTTGAAGACTGTCAACGCGCCGTTCCTGTCACGGCTGGCCGAAAACGGTGCAGGTGTCGTGATGCCTGCCGGATCCGGCGATGTGCAAGGCGAGACCCCGATCGGCTGCGGTCCCTTCAAGTTCGTCAGCCGCGAATTCGGCAACAAGGTCGAACTGGCGCGCTTCGACGACTACTGGGACGGCCCCGCCTACCTGGATGGCGTCACGGCCCGCGAGATCCCGGAGCCGACCGTGCGCCTGACCGGCCTGCGGACGGGCGAGTTGCACATGATCAACGACATCCCCGCCGACCGCACGCAGGAAATCGAGGACGATGCATCCCTGCAGGTCGTCAAATGGTTCCCGCTGAACTGGGATTTCGTGAACCTGAACCACACCTTCGAGCCGTTCCAGAACCCCGATGTCCGCAAAGCCTTCGACATGATCATCGACAAGGAGATGCTGCTGGAAGGCGCGCTCTGGGGACAGGGGGCAACGACCGCGTCGCCCAGCTATCCGACATCGGCCAGCTATGACGAGGCGCTGACCCAGCGGGCACAGGACGTGGCCACCGCAAAGCAGATGCTTGCCGACGCGGGCTATCCCGAAGGATCGCTGAACATCGTCTTCAAGGCGACGACGAACTATCCCTATCACATTGAATCGGCTCAGATTCTTGTGGAATGGTTCAAGGAGGCCGGCGTCAATCTGACCATCGAACAGCTGACCTGGGCCGACTGGCTGTCGCAGTGCTGGGTCGACAAGGACTACCAGATGACGATGATGAACTTCTTCACGCTGTGGGAGCCTGATTTCCTGTATTACAGCCTGTGGAACAGCACCGGGGCCTTCAACTATCGCGGCATCAACGATCCGGAGATCGACAAGCTGACCGAAGAAGCCCGCACCACCGTCGATCCCGCCGCCCGCGCCGACATCTACAAGGCGGTGCAGCAGCAGATCTTCGATCAGGCGCACGACATCATCCTGTGGTTCCGCAACGGCAGCATCGGTGCGCAACCGGGCGTCGGTGGCCTTGATACCGTCGTGCATCCCAACGGGTCGAACTTCAATTTCCATAAGGTCTGGCTGCAAGCCTGA
- a CDS encoding ABC transporter permease has product MAYMINRLLSVALTLFLISVITFGVTNILPGDVAMMIMGTQSNPEALAGLRETLGLNDPQIVQYGRWIGGILTGDWGTSLVFKEPIGPLIAQKVTASALIVVMSMTIALVCAIPLGVWAAVHRDRWQDSTASTAALIGVSLPDFFWGIMLILLFARGLGWLPSSGFVHPADDFLLAVRHAFLPSLALGLGLMAHLTRMTRATMTGILGQEFIRVARAKGLPERTVVWRYGLANAIGPVMTVAGLQVGYLFGSIIVVESLFNYTGMGWLTYQALLNRDIPLIQGSVFVIAAVVMLSNLVVDLLYTLIDPRIRLA; this is encoded by the coding sequence ATGGCCTATATGATCAATCGCCTGCTATCGGTCGCACTGACGCTGTTCCTGATCTCGGTCATCACCTTCGGTGTGACCAACATCCTGCCGGGTGACGTGGCAATGATGATCATGGGCACCCAGTCGAACCCCGAAGCCCTCGCCGGGTTGCGAGAGACGCTGGGACTGAACGATCCGCAGATCGTCCAATACGGTCGCTGGATCGGAGGCATCCTGACCGGTGACTGGGGCACCTCGCTCGTCTTCAAAGAGCCGATCGGTCCGCTGATCGCGCAGAAGGTGACAGCGAGTGCGCTGATCGTGGTCATGTCGATGACCATTGCGCTGGTCTGTGCCATTCCGCTGGGCGTCTGGGCCGCGGTCCACCGGGACCGCTGGCAGGACAGCACGGCCAGCACGGCGGCACTGATCGGCGTCAGCCTGCCGGACTTCTTCTGGGGGATCATGCTGATCCTTCTGTTTGCCCGCGGCCTTGGCTGGCTGCCGTCCAGCGGTTTCGTGCATCCGGCCGACGACTTCCTGCTGGCGGTCCGCCACGCCTTTCTGCCGTCGCTGGCGCTGGGTCTGGGGCTGATGGCGCACCTGACCCGAATGACCCGTGCCACAATGACGGGCATCCTCGGGCAAGAGTTCATCCGCGTCGCGCGCGCCAAGGGCTTGCCGGAACGCACAGTCGTCTGGCGTTATGGCCTTGCCAACGCGATCGGCCCGGTGATGACCGTGGCCGGTTTGCAGGTCGGCTACCTCTTCGGGTCGATCATCGTGGTCGAGAGCCTGTTCAACTACACCGGCATGGGCTGGCTGACGTATCAGGCGCTGCTGAACCGCGACATCCCGCTGATCCAGGGGTCCGTCTTCGTCATTGCGGCCGTGGTGATGCTGTCGAACCTTGTGGTCGACCTGCTTTATACCCTCATCGATCCGCGGATCAGGTTGGCCTGA
- a CDS encoding ABC transporter permease, producing the protein MRGFLTPKGLIGAGIVLIVLAVALFAPLFIPDKLATAMDMRARLVGPTLSHIFGTDQLGRDLFYRVMLGAQTSILIAGSAVLMSIVIGLPLGIVSGYYGGVIDNVLMRLVDTLLSFPALLLALTISAVLGPNLTNTIIAIGIAFTPFLARIIRGEALRVAQMPYVEAARAAGTTDLMMIVRHILPNIMPAIIVQGTISLAFAILAEAGLSFLGLGTQPPDASWGLMIQASRDYLDVAPWTALVPGAAVAVTVLGLNMFGDVLRDVLDPRTAS; encoded by the coding sequence ATGCGTGGTTTCCTGACCCCCAAGGGCCTGATCGGCGCAGGCATCGTCCTGATCGTGCTGGCCGTCGCGTTGTTCGCGCCGCTCTTTATCCCCGACAAGCTCGCGACCGCGATGGACATGCGTGCGCGTCTGGTCGGCCCGACGCTCAGCCACATCTTCGGCACCGACCAGCTGGGGCGTGATCTGTTCTATCGCGTGATGCTGGGTGCCCAGACCTCGATCCTGATCGCAGGATCCGCGGTCCTGATGAGCATCGTGATCGGCCTGCCGCTGGGCATCGTCTCGGGCTACTACGGCGGTGTCATCGACAATGTGCTGATGCGGCTGGTCGATACATTGCTGAGCTTTCCCGCCCTGCTGCTGGCGCTGACCATCTCTGCCGTGCTCGGGCCGAACCTGACCAACACCATCATCGCCATCGGCATCGCCTTCACCCCCTTCCTCGCCCGCATCATCCGTGGAGAGGCGCTTCGCGTGGCGCAGATGCCCTATGTGGAGGCCGCGCGCGCCGCCGGCACCACGGACCTGATGATGATCGTGCGGCACATCCTGCCCAACATCATGCCCGCGATCATCGTGCAGGGCACGATTTCACTGGCCTTCGCCATTCTGGCAGAGGCTGGTCTGTCGTTCCTCGGCCTTGGCACCCAGCCGCCCGATGCCAGTTGGGGCCTGATGATTCAGGCCAGCCGGGATTATCTGGACGTGGCCCCCTGGACAGCGCTGGTGCCGGGGGCCGCTGTCGCTGTCACCGTGCTGGGGCTGAACATGTTCGGTGACGTGCTGCGTGACGTGTTGGACCCGAGGACTGCATCATGA
- a CDS encoding ABC transporter ATP-binding protein codes for MMTAPIVTLDHLRVTFGKGAETVTAVKDVSFSIAPGETVCVVGESGSGKSVTSLSLMRLVEFGGGTIVDGRLTLMRPDGPIDLAQADTATMRGIRGHDIGMIFQEPMTSLNPVFTIERQLTDGLRMHLGLGAAAARDRALQLLKEVRIPEPERRLKQYPHELSGGMRQRVVIAIAMACEPRLLIADEPTTALDVTIQAEILALINRLKREKGMAVMLITHDMAVVAQIADRVVVMYRGDVVEEGPVAQIFANPQADYTKALLAAVPRLGEMRGKAAPEPLRLVGDTHDAKPLTPAASAEPLLVVKNLTTYFPVKGGPLRRHVANVHAVEDVSFTLNKGETLSLVGESGCGKSSCGRSILRLIEPTSGSVILDRKDVLDRNPRDLRRLRRDMQMIFQDPFASLNPYMRLSAQVAEPLRNFGLASGSDLTDRVAALFDRVDLPRSYLRRFPHELSGGQRQRIAIARALAVNPKLIIADEAVSALDVSVQAQVLNLMMELQADLGLSFLFISHDMAVVERVSHHVAVMYLGRIVEIGPRAAIFENPQHDYTKTLMLAVPIADPATRKLDSDLNFKPIPSPMHDLSYCPAPSIYKTVSPGHLVLL; via the coding sequence ATCATGACCGCCCCCATCGTCACCCTCGATCACCTGCGCGTCACCTTCGGCAAGGGCGCCGAGACCGTGACCGCCGTGAAGGATGTCAGCTTTTCCATAGCACCCGGGGAAACCGTTTGTGTCGTGGGCGAGAGCGGGTCCGGAAAATCGGTGACCTCTCTTTCGCTGATGCGTCTGGTGGAATTCGGCGGCGGCACCATCGTTGACGGTCGCCTGACCCTGATGCGCCCGGACGGGCCGATTGATCTGGCACAGGCGGACACGGCCACGATGCGCGGCATTCGCGGCCATGACATCGGCATGATCTTTCAGGAACCGATGACGTCTCTCAACCCGGTCTTCACGATCGAGCGGCAACTGACCGACGGCTTGCGCATGCACTTGGGCCTCGGCGCCGCCGCCGCGCGCGACCGCGCGCTGCAACTGCTCAAGGAAGTGCGCATCCCGGAGCCTGAGCGGCGACTGAAGCAATATCCCCATGAACTGTCCGGCGGCATGCGCCAGCGCGTCGTGATCGCTATCGCGATGGCCTGCGAACCGCGCCTGTTGATCGCGGACGAACCGACGACCGCGCTGGACGTGACGATCCAGGCCGAGATCCTGGCCCTGATCAATCGCCTGAAGCGGGAAAAAGGCATGGCGGTGATGCTCATCACCCACGACATGGCGGTTGTCGCCCAGATCGCCGACCGGGTCGTCGTCATGTATCGCGGCGACGTCGTGGAAGAAGGGCCGGTGGCCCAGATCTTTGCCAACCCGCAGGCCGACTACACCAAGGCCCTGCTTGCCGCGGTGCCGCGATTGGGCGAAATGCGCGGCAAAGCCGCCCCGGAACCCTTGCGGCTTGTCGGAGACACCCACGACGCCAAGCCGCTTACGCCCGCAGCCAGTGCCGAACCGCTGCTGGTCGTGAAGAATCTGACGACGTATTTTCCGGTCAAAGGTGGCCCTCTGCGCCGCCATGTCGCGAACGTCCACGCGGTCGAGGATGTCAGCTTTACCCTCAACAAGGGGGAAACACTCTCGTTGGTGGGCGAATCCGGGTGTGGCAAGTCAAGTTGCGGCCGGTCGATCCTCCGACTGATAGAGCCGACCTCGGGCAGCGTCATCCTCGACCGCAAGGATGTGCTGGACCGCAATCCCCGCGACCTGCGCCGGTTGCGGCGCGACATGCAGATGATCTTTCAGGATCCCTTCGCGTCCCTGAACCCCTACATGCGGCTGTCGGCCCAAGTGGCCGAGCCGCTGCGCAACTTCGGCCTGGCGTCCGGCTCTGACCTGACCGACCGGGTTGCCGCACTTTTCGACCGGGTCGACCTGCCACGCAGCTACCTGCGGCGGTTTCCACACGAGCTGTCAGGCGGACAGCGGCAGCGCATTGCCATTGCACGGGCCCTGGCGGTGAACCCCAAGCTGATCATCGCGGATGAAGCCGTCTCTGCCCTCGACGTCAGCGTTCAGGCGCAGGTGCTGAACCTGATGATGGAACTGCAGGCAGATCTGGGACTTTCGTTCCTGTTCATCAGCCACGACATGGCCGTCGTGGAACGGGTCAGCCACCACGTCGCGGTGATGTATCTGGGGCGGATCGTCGAAATCGGCCCCCGCGCCGCGATCTTCGAAAACCCGCAACACGACTACACCAAGACGCTCATGCTCGCAGTGCCGATCGCCGATCCTGCGACCCGCAAACTGGACAGCGACCTCAACTTCAAGCCGATCCCGTCACCGATGCATGATCTCAGTTATTGCCCGGCCCCATCGATCTACAAAACCGTCTCTCCCGGCCACCTCGTTCTGCTTTGA
- a CDS encoding antitoxin Xre/MbcA/ParS toxin-binding domain-containing protein translates to MNANATRKTEADRISRLLGLPDSINDMTSLKSAVAQGLPASSVENILGVMQGDPKVNLIAERAFRRAKAEKLPLSAAKSQTLYDLARAYVVADAFYGGEGILIMRFLEKPNPDLGGTTPLAMAITSPAGADAVIDLLKT, encoded by the coding sequence ATGAATGCCAACGCGACCCGCAAGACGGAAGCAGATCGGATCTCCAGGCTTCTGGGGCTGCCGGACAGCATCAACGACATGACATCCCTTAAATCTGCGGTCGCGCAGGGGCTGCCAGCCTCTTCAGTCGAAAACATTCTGGGCGTCATGCAAGGCGACCCCAAGGTGAACCTGATTGCCGAACGTGCCTTTCGCAGGGCCAAGGCCGAGAAACTGCCGTTGAGCGCCGCTAAAAGCCAAACGCTCTACGACCTGGCCCGCGCCTATGTCGTCGCGGATGCGTTCTACGGTGGCGAAGGTATCCTCATCATGCGCTTCCTGGAAAAACCGAACCCCGATCTTGGCGGGACGACGCCATTGGCGATGGCGATCACCAGTCCGGCTGGCGCGGATGCAGTGATCGACCTGCTGAAAACCTAG